The Sphingomonas sp. So64.6b genome includes a region encoding these proteins:
- the lptE gene encoding LPS assembly lipoprotein LptE → MKRIASLAALVLSALCVSGCGLRPLYAGGGSGVVATTLTRIEVAPIEGKAGWLMTGALNSRLSAGGATPLYRLEVRLDDKITGLGVRRDDSVAREQRKLRARYQLIDLANGAVLLDATAGSDAGIDVVGSEYATIAAENTALERLSDIVADQIVSRVALYAQRTQAPKAP, encoded by the coding sequence ATGAAGCGCATCGCCAGCCTTGCCGCCCTTGTCCTGAGCGCCCTTTGCGTATCGGGCTGCGGCTTGCGTCCGCTATACGCCGGCGGTGGATCTGGCGTGGTTGCGACGACATTGACGCGGATCGAGGTCGCCCCGATCGAGGGCAAGGCTGGCTGGTTGATGACCGGGGCATTGAATTCTCGCTTGTCGGCCGGTGGCGCCACGCCACTTTACCGGCTCGAGGTGCGGCTCGATGACAAGATCACCGGCCTTGGCGTACGCCGCGACGATAGTGTCGCGCGTGAACAGCGCAAGCTTCGGGCACGCTATCAACTGATTGATCTCGCCAACGGCGCGGTCCTGCTCGACGCCACGGCGGGCTCCGATGCCGGTATCGATGTGGTCGGCTCCGAATATGCCACGATCGCAGCCGAGAATACCGCGCTCGAACGGCTGTCCGACATCGTCGCCGACCAGATCGTGTCGCGCGTCGCGCTTTACGCCCAGCGGACGCAAGCGCCCAAGGCCCCATGA